The Kryptolebias marmoratus isolate JLee-2015 linkage group LG7, ASM164957v2, whole genome shotgun sequence region attttgtttgtttcgttttgtttttgtcatttttttctgtttaatctcCCTTTTCCCGCTCCAGTtcagtaggtggcggtatgcATCTATCTGCTGTTTGCGATCCGCCATTAAATAAAAGgcaacagcagaagaagaaggagagtGTAAACATGGCGACCTCCTAACGATGTTCAGTCCTCAGCAGCTTTAGTTTCAGGAGGTACAGtcctgatttattaaaatgttttagtttgtatttaattgtctttttaaatgttttgacagcTAGCAGTTAGCATCTGTTGCTACTCGCTGTAGCcgaaacaaacagcttctttcTGATTCAGATTAGCGCTTCAATCTCTTCACTTGTTCTTTGTGTCACAGTTGTTCTataggtgttttttatttataaaccctTCGGTTACATTAGCTCGCCTCTCCATTAAGACAGAAATATTGTGTACAAAGTTTAATCGTGCAACGAGCTGACTATAAAGACCTTTTAGCTCTGTCGTCCGAATGCATCACACGAGCAAGCGGTCTTACTGCAGCTACAGTCCGCACACAGACGTGAGGAATCTCCGCAGTAAAGCGGTAAACCtgacgtgttttttttctccctggcAGTTTTCCCAGCGGTCCTTGTTACCACCATGGCGGACCGGGAGGAGCGCCGCTTCGCCGAGGTTTCCCGCGACTCCGTCAAACTCATGGCCGAGAGCGCCGGGGTGGAGCTCGGCGACGACGTGGCCGCTCTGCTCGCTGAAGACGTCTGCTACCGGCTGAGGGAGGCCGCCCAGGTCAGAGCCGAGCCGAACCGAGCCGGGGCAGTCTGTTCCGTGTGGTGTTCACCTCTCATGGTCCAGGGGAGAGGACAATCTACTGTCACTTTACATGTTTCACCTCATCCATGTTCCTGGTCATTTTTAGCAGGGGTGTCACTAAGACGGGGGCCAGCAGGGGGATAGCCTCCCTATTAATTGTCTAGCCCCCCCCCACTTCCTCCCTGGCCAGATAGTCCTATATTCATAATCTGTTTCAGCCCAAAATATAACTGGATTTATACTCTatgagaagtgaagaaatctgctctctctGACGTAGGAGAGACGTTCTTTCCCGTAAGACAACCCCTTCCATCCCAGGaagcccccccctccccacacacacacagcgcaCGATTATGGGACGCCTACAAAAACACAGTGACCGCATGGTGTGGAAGTCAGTACAATCTGTGTTGTTACAACACTGTGACAATCCCAGAGCTGCACATTCGGATGTCAGTCGTAGTTTTCACGATCGCTACGTCCCGGCAGCACCCACACACAGCATGTCGGCTTCTGCCTAGGAGAGATCAGCAGTGAAAATATTGGATCCCAGAAGCTAATACTCCCAGTGTGACCGCAGCCATACTGGTTCCTGAGCAGCATGGCTGCATTAACCACCTCCACTTCACATTTCTGGCCGATCACACAATAGTTGACACAGAACGGCCACCCGGAGTCCTAGGAGAgcaaaatgttgtcattttaacaTGTCAGAGACAgtcgtccctaagtgaaccaccgcgcgtgagagaaggggccggcagagaacagCTGGCCGACATTAGTGCTCCTATTTCGGGTCAGCcttgagctagacgccgctaactctgcggagcgcgaatatccaacatccaacttaaaactaacttcactgcggtcgcaaaccagtttcctacccagctgcacgagaggggggaagctgttttgcacgtcctgcagtgtaatcatggatcataaacgcatcgacaaacactttgtgtctgcaaaacgtgaggagagctgcagaccagggacaatccagaaatggtcatgaatgtcagtttataagctatcaaagttctcaaataaagcatcttttgataatgtcaatgtttgttggtaattatcttacaaaactagtaagtatttttggtttatatattaaaagttatggttttttattggttttagtaaaaaaaatcgcaacttttaggaaaatgcccgcaaaattaggcattttagcccgcaacaatcacaaaaatgcctgcgaaatcctggagggactgcttAAGAATATGACTTTCACATACTGTTTATTGACCATTTTTAACCCAgcagcctcttttttttgtcctgttattggtgcaaaaaaagccattttatgAGTCAAACTGTTCTCTTTATTTAGGAGTCCATTTCTGCCACCCTGATGAAAGAAAGATCCTCTAGATTTAGCATCTCATGTTTTGGAAGaatcacaaattaaattaagtCTGTAGACTTTCAAgtgaaagcaacaaaagaagtatttttggtGCAGACAAATGGAAAAATGGACACGGCCAAAGTGGCATCTTTCAATAACAAATAGTTTTTTGtgattcagtttgatttataTGACCCTAATTTATGGCTAAAATAATCTCAAGGTActctacaaaacacacacacacacgctcaaaacattttcctttcccGTATGTgtgtgattaaaatgaaaagggGGGAAACACCAGATTTTATTGCAACCTCACAGATATAGATGTAAACATCCTGTTGAAGTGTTCGGCTGCATTATGAGGTTTAGTTTGCAGGAAGCTGGTTTTAGTGTCTCCTCCTCGGGCACCTTATGTTCCCATGGTGAAGCCAAATGTGTACTTAGAGACATAGATTAATAACTTTTATCAGGGAGTTCCTGGTGGAGAATTACTTTATAGTAAGCTAATCATAGTTCCTCAGTTTTCCTTATCACCTGATATATTGCTTTGGGTGGCTGTTCCCTCAGTTTAATTTTGTCTGCGTGTCTCTGTCCCTCTCTTTAACTCCAGATACAACACCAAGTGGTTTCTCTTTGTGTCTTAGCATAAAACTGTAAGGAAACAACACAGATAATGTACCTCCAACCCAAACAAAGTAGGCACCATATacacattacattttacatacatgtattgttttcttaaaaatatttttatttagaagtcTAAGCAAATAAAGCAATATCAACATGCACACTTTGTTATGACACAAACCTCTGTCAGGTAAATTGAACAGATTGACACTGAAACTAAATTTGAACACGTCTGGCAACAATGAATGAAACCATTCAGAGAAGGATTCAGTGAGTCTGTTTTATGGAAATACAACTTCTTGTAGAACTTACCACTAGAATTGCTAAGTGAGTCGGAAATCTTTTCAAGACTCAAACAGGACATGATATTTCTCAGCCATTGAGCATGGGTGGACAGGGCCATggttttccattttaaaaagactCTCCGCCTAGCtagaacagaagaagaagagtaaCAGCATTTTGCCAACGTCATACAAGAGTCAGTCTTCCCAGTGGTGTCAAAGAGTGAGTTTCTTTAGGGTATTTAAGGATTAAAAAAGAGGTTTGAAATAGGTCTTTCCAGTGTTTttcaaaagactgaaaatgagtgaaaaaaacaacaaatgttcaaaaacagaggttgaaaaaccttcagaaagcctgaagaactataGATCTGAACCACTtcaaaatattacaagaaagtctgtctgcttggaagcaaattataaaaaataaataaattctctaATTGTTTAGTTCTGATGTGATGCTTACATAACCGAACATCACATCAGAACTGATTTGATCACTTCAGCACACAACAGGAACCTGACATCAAACTGTGGTCATTTTTAACCCAGCATTGTATTGAACAGCTTTACAATGAAAATGGGTATTTGTTTCACCTCTTTTCAGTTGTTCATGTTCTTGGAGTTTTCTCTAAGAGATCCAGAGCTTTAGCCCTGTACATTTGGCCTGATGACGTCCATTGgtgtgtttttgctttggtCCTAAACAGAGCAGCTCTCAGTTTATGAGGCACGCTAAACGCCGGAAGCTGACAGTGGAGGACTTTAACAGAGCTCTGCGGTGGAGTAAAGTGGAGGTAGGTTTCAATCCTCGTGTCGTCCTGTCAGCTGCGTGTGTATACAGTCCGTTGCATGTGTCGCGATCGTTCTGTAGGTTGAGCTTCCAGTTGTCTGCTGAATATTCTTTCCAGGCCATCAGTGGCTACGGGGCCCAGGATGCTCTGCCTTTTCGTTCAGTGAAAGAAGGAGAGCTTTTCTTCGTTGAGGATCGAGACATCAACCTGATAGAGTTGGCTTTGGCTACCAACATCCCTAAAGGTTGTGCTGAGACCATGGTGCGAGGTGTGTTGCACTCAGACCTTTTTACCACATTCAGATTTGATGGCGGTATCCTCAAAGGGGATAAAAGTCACACTaattgtgtttcctgtttcctgtcagtaaATGTGGCGTACCTTGATGGCAAAGGCAACATAGAGCCCCAGGGGACAGGTAAGACTCAATCACACCATGAAGGATCTGGTTCTTACCAACCAAAATGCAGAAGCAGTGGATGAAATATCAAGTGTACCCTGACTGTTTTCATAAGAATTAAGAATGTGTGTAGCAGCTATGTGTAGTGGctcaaaaacaaaggttttgtcagtttgctatCCTCTTctagtttataaaaacatggcGGCACAGTTTAGGTTcgtaaagtttcatctgaatgaaccacaagacttctagAGGAATGTTCTTTGAACAGgcgagaccaaagtggagatgtttacccataatgcactgcagcatttttggagaaaacaaatcacagcagatcagcacaaacacctcataccaactgtgaagcacagtggtggagggctgatggtttgggctccttgtaTGCGTCGATATAaactcctctgtggaccaaaggattctggagtcaaatatGAGACTATCTGTCTGACGGCTGaaggttggaccaaactgggtcatgatgcaacaaaacaatgatcCCGAACACatcagctgatctacaacagaaccgctaagaaagagaaaagaaacacggtgcaggaccttcagagagctgagtgTTCCTTTGTTCCTTTCCTTTTCCATTGTCCGGTTGCAAAACTCAGTtttcagctgttggacagatgcttctctaaggtcattgctgatgtctttctacCCTGGTTTTGTGTTAACGCACACCTGagtgctccagagcagcaaactgaccaaAGCTGCtcccactgatgatgatcagcagctcctggttgATCCTGAACCTCTGACATCCTTTTCTAGTTTAATGAGTGAAGACATGGTTGAAtctcttgtgtgtttttgtatatttgaggttagaactgatttattttagactgGATGCATTAGTCTGGTGATACAAACCAGTAGTTTCTAAACTTTTCAACTTCAGACCCATAAAAACAGTGATGGAGGCCTGTGAGCCCAAATATCACTGGTTTACGATTACAATTTTTGTTAATAACTTTATTAACTATGGGGATAATAACAATACAAACAGCCTTAACAACTGTgatattattttcattaatttacatttattgtacTTGCAATAATTATGATGAAAATATTCCATTAAGAATctgtttatattaaatttaatttctggaGATCGTCTGGAGGATCTTCACTTcatgtttcatgacccacagcaGGGCCCTGCCCCCTACCTTAGATACCACTGATCTagactttatctttttttttaagctaaataatttcctttcctttttaagtttaaaaagatgTTGGAAGCCTACACTGCGTGGAGGTTACCGTAGTAGCGAGTTTCGTGTTTGTATCTGTTATGAAGCCGTCTCCAAACAGCTTGGAGTCCGTTGTCCAGCTGTCAGTGTCTGACCCGGTTGTTGAATTGTCCCAGTTCCCACTGCAGTGCAGTCTTTATCTGATGACCTGCTCAAGTACTACCAGCAGATCACCCGGGCCATCCTGGGAGAGGACCCCCATCTCACGAAGGTCAGTAGCTGCTGAGCCCATCCTCCCGGTGCCTGAACTGtgtgctttttttcatttttcttcctgtgtgCGTTTCAGGTGGCTCTGCAGGACATCCAGTCCAACTCTAAGATCGCTGCTCTGCTGCCGTACTTTGTTTATGTAATAAGTGGAGTAAGTTACACACATTCAgtctttttattctcttttattCTACAGCATCCTCAGCAGAGTCTCAGTGTGGACTGCGTATATCCCTGTGCTGTTGTTCCAGGTGAAGTCAGTGAGCCATGATCTGGAGCAGCTCAACAGGCTCCTGCACATGGTGAAGAGCTTGGTCCAGAACCCCTACCTGTACCTGGGCTCGTATGTGCGCAGTCTGGTCTCCAGTGTCATGTACTGCATCTTGGAGCCGCTGGCCGCCTCCATCAACCCACTCAACGACCACTGGACCCTCAGGGACTACGCTGCCCTGCTCCTCAGCCACATATTCTGGTGTGAAAACTCACACTGATGCAGCGTTCAGCCCGCTGGTCCCCAGCCTGTTACTGCACGCTTCGGCTCTGAACAGAGTTTGATTTAATAGTGTGAACGCAGAGTAGACattcctggtttttattttccgTATGTTTTTTCCAGTCTAACTCCTTCTGCATGCTTTGTCAGCCGTTCATATAACAGAagcattcagctcattcaggagacttCAGCACACTTGCTCTATTTCATACCTTTTTAACtaactttttctaatttttagcTTGTGGCtccatttagctttcagctagtgttctgcttcctttagctgtAACAACTCATCCTCAGCTTCTTCAGCGCTCAGCGTTCACAccgtatttttgcagaaaatgcagtttctcagGTTGTTTCCTTAATTGACTTCCTTTCTTTGCTGCAGGACTCACGGTGATCTGGTGAGCGGTCTCTACCATCAGATCTTGCTCTCTCTGCAGAAGGTTCTGTCTGACCCGGTGAGGCCTCTCTGTTCGCACTATGGAGCTGTGGTGGGCCTTCACGCTCTGGGGTGGAAGGTACGTTCTCCGCTGCTCTCTGTAAATCTCAGCAGTCTTTTGCTTTAGAGTCAAAGTTGTTTCATCAGTTTAAACCTAAACGTGCAGCAGCGGTCTTCTTGTTAACTGGTTAGGAAATAGTTGTGTTGGTGTCTTTTAGTTGTGACTCTACTGATTCAGTTACTGAGTGACTGATTCAGCAAACAATCCTGTTCCGAATACTGCCCTAGGAATGTGTTGGAGCTATGATAGAtgcttttctttagtttgtcaTCTTCCTCATATTTAGGATTGccattgtttgtttgcctgCTTTTTATAATGTCACTGAAGCTTTAAATCCTTCAAACTCAAATTCAAGCCATTTTATTGTAAGTCTTGCTTAGATAGCTTGGTTTTGTCTGTTGTGCACATTTTAtctttgtgaatatttttggaATTTCTGCCGCCGTTCTCCTGATTATCTGCTTTCTGAGTAAGTGGACTCTCAGCCTTCTCCACATGaacctttgtgtgtttctggtgACAGGCTGTCGAGAGAGTGCTCTTCCCACACCTGCCCGCCTACTGGGCCAACCTCCAAGCGGTGCTGGATGACTACTCCGTGTCCAATGCCCAGGTCAAAGCAGATGGACACAAGGTCTACGGAGCCATCCT contains the following coding sequences:
- the taf6l gene encoding TAF6-like RNA polymerase II p300/CBP-associated factor-associated factor 65 kDa subunit 6L; protein product: MADREERRFAEVSRDSVKLMAESAGVELGDDVAALLAEDVCYRLREAAQSSSQFMRHAKRRKLTVEDFNRALRWSKVEAISGYGAQDALPFRSVKEGELFFVEDRDINLIELALATNIPKGCAETMVRVNVAYLDGKGNIEPQGTVPTAVQSLSDDLLKYYQQITRAILGEDPHLTKVALQDIQSNSKIAALLPYFVYVISGVKSVSHDLEQLNRLLHMVKSLVQNPYLYLGSYVRSLVSSVMYCILEPLAASINPLNDHWTLRDYAALLLSHIFWTHGDLVSGLYHQILLSLQKVLSDPVRPLCSHYGAVVGLHALGWKAVERVLFPHLPAYWANLQAVLDDYSVSNAQVKADGHKVYGAILVAVERLLKMKALSLSQPAERPLSDHPGSVAGSVGYRVSSPGLSPPPEPLSEAALGIASHLQAGGAGCHWEEWSPVPLPAMYSELYSFFGDSLAVRFSTGPGFGSYPPCTPSHFRDTRKEPLSHVSNPDTARKMPQLTANLNISPRQDGSPRTDPPPPSLAATGSGRSLARSSSVQRSRSSSSRSGQRSTGLSRDVFPKIRFTSPHAGPPVISFVIGGRQMGRRCQGRRPFQTTFALTPPLPAIPPRAYAHKLPVIGRVGKPVRRWTCSHYSLHLPL